The Electrophorus electricus isolate fEleEle1 chromosome 4, fEleEle1.pri, whole genome shotgun sequence region CTCGTCTGTGGCCATGCCTGCACAGACCTGTACCTCGTCTTGTCCtcgtgtcagtgtgtgcagtatcgctggtcattgttgatgtagcatgTTGATGTTAAATGTTAGCAGTGTCGTTGTATGCTTGTTCCCCTTGTTGTTGTTACATGTATTCGTGTTTATCGTCgttgttgtttaatgttaaaggttttgtgtttatgtttatttcttgtgtcatatgtgagtgccactgtctttatgtaacaataaatgttcatccacgTCACTGGAGTCTGTGTATCCTGCCCTTCACCTTTTGGCATTCGGGCCACACACGTTAcactagggagtttttccttgccattgtcacccatggcttgctcactgggggcttggacttggacatttgtaaagctgctttgttacAACACCttttgtaaaaagcgctatataaatacattttgatttggattttttttattagacagttatatatatatttgctttaATGAGCATTTGTGAAGAGTCATTACAGAAACTTGATTGTTCCTCTATAGCTGCAACAGAGGAGGAAATGGAAGAAATACCTGGAGGAAATGGATGTGAtcctctgtgtgggagagcttctccagctcagtgtctctcctcttaAGATCAGCAATCTCCTTCTCCAGTTGCTCCAGGACTTGTTCAGCTGGTCTCAGTTCAGCCTTTTCCTGAGCTTTGATCAGCTCTCTCACGTCACAGCGCTTTTTCTCAATGGAGCGGATTAGCTCAGTAAAGATTCTCTCACTGTCcttcactgctgtctgtgcagaACGCTGttaggagacacacagacaagatggaggtccatttaaagctgaactatccttcactctctcactgtgaccCTGGATGACTTATAGTGCACATTGTGGTTGTGTAGGATCCCAAAGTGCATCAACACCGGTCTCCTCACTGGCTGACTGGAGGAGAGGCCTGACTGAGCTCTGAAATAGATGCTCCAGCAGCTCTCTACTCAGTACTCACCTTAAGAGAGTCCAcagcctgcttcagctcctggaccaccttctctttctccaggaTTCTCTGCTGGAATTTCCTCTGCTCCTTCTTTAGACCACTCTGTGgatgaatacattacatttatctgtttatgtgaTATGTGACATCAACTGACATTTGATACAAGTTCAGCATTCAGATTTGATGCAAGTTCAACATTCAGAAGACTGAGGCCTACAGCACTGTACAAATGCTTAAGTTACAGTCATAAAACTTtgtaaaaacattcattatatGATCTCAAGAACCAAACTACTGTTAATTTTGATGGCATAGAAATCTGGAATGTATAACTTATACTGTACAGTAAGTACAGTAACACATTCCTATTGATATGTAGTACTACAGTctacagtaaatacagtaacatTCCTACTGATATGTAGTACTACAGTTTACATGACGTACAGTACCACATTCCTACTGATGTGTAGTACTACAGTCTACAGTAAGTActgtaacattttcatattGATATGTAGTACTACAGTCTACATGAAGTAAAGTAATATTCCTACTGCTATGTAGTACTACAGTCAACAGTAAATACTGTAACACATTCACACTGATATGTAGTACTACAGCCTACAGTAACACATTCACACTGATATGTACTATAGTCTACAGTATGTACAGCAACACATTCTTGCTGACATATATTGCTGTAACAGATTTTATAGGATGTATATTCACTCTTGTAAATTCACTCCTGAGCTTTGACTGAGAACAGACATATTAAGCACTTCTTAAAACACTTTAgaattcactttcatttttaacaaaccAACATAAGTCCCCATAAATTCAACAACTGAAGTGCCAATGTAAAACCACCattctaattatttattataataactaataaatataGAGGTTTACAGATCAGACATACAGTTAATATGaactgaatgtaaaatatttctcattctcacctgtttcttacTTCTTTCTGCTACAGCAGCAACTGTATCATGTCCTCTGTGTTCATGCATCAAACACATATAACAGATGCAGGTTTGATCAGTACGACAGTAGATCTCGATCACTTTGCCATGCTGAGGGCAGATCTTCTCTTGTAGGTGTGAGGAGGCTTTGACTAACTTGTGCTTCTTCAAACCATGAACTTCATAGTGAGGTTTGAGATGAGTTTCACAGAAGGAGGCCTGACACATCAGACAGGATTTGATGGCTTTGAGTTTTCTTCCACTGCAGAAATCACACCCCACATCTCCAGGTCCAATGTAAcagtgagcaggagaagcagcttgcattttcttcagtttctccacCATTTCAGCCAGCATGTAGTTTCTGCATAGAACAGGCCTTCGAGTGAAAGTCTTTCTGCACTGCGGGCAGCTGTAGTTTCTCCTCTGATAATTCTGATCCCAGAAGACattaatacacaccatacagaaaCTGTGTCCACAGGGAATAGTCACTGGATCCTTCAGTAGATCCAGACAGACTGGACAGAGGAACTGATCTTgatgaaatactgaaatactggTTTCTGCCATTTTCCTGCCTAACTACACTGAGAGAGCAGAACTCTGAGATAAGTTTCGATTACTCTAAACTGAGAAGGAGGGGCTTCCTGGTTCTGTATTTGGCAGAGGGGCATAGCTATGGAAAGCCAGAGTGGTCAAAATTCGCCATTGATTAATGTTGAAAAAAGTGGCgttttggatgtttttacaCTGCAAAATATGGTGTTATTTTTCAATATGTTGTAAAATATGCCACAAAACCATCAAAAACTCTGTACTTTATGACGGTTATATGTCAGTTTAAAACGCTGTACAAGCCCCGCTTTCAGTACtctaaaacagcatttttttacACCACTTTTGTGTCCCTCTAACCTGTtcatgctctgcattcttgTGTATTTACTGTTGCTACATTGTACAGATCTCAGcctggttagctagctacaatCAAATTGTGCTAATAATTTACAGCATAGACAATGTTTTCTTTCAAGTTTGATAGTTTAGCTGGTCTGCTACAGTGACCACTTTGCTTAACTGGTCTGTTACAATGACCAGTTTGGCTATCTGGTCTGCTAAAATGACCAGTTTGGTTAGCTGGTCAGCTACAATGACCAGTTTGGTTAGCTGGTCTGTTACAATGACCAGCTGGTCAATTGTCTTATTCTTACTATCATATCTGCAGTGTGATGtttttacatgcatacaaaatatGATTTGAAATCAGTAACACTCTAAATGTAAGTATATGGACAGAAACTGAGTTGAGTTAGCCAGTATATCATTAGGTTGGACTGAATTGTAAAATAGTAATACACtcaatgtagctagctagttatttactGACAGGGTCAGGTTATATTTGTGATAAAAATAtccatgttaaaacaaaaataattagattaGGAAGAAGTTGAAAATACATAATCAAAACTGATGTAAAGACTTTACAATACTCAAATCAATACTCCTAAAAAACCTTTTGTGTTGCtggttttaaacaaataaatgactaCTTTTTGCAAAATAAAGATGCAATGTTAAATTTCCTTTATGTGTATAAAGAGCTACATGTCTTGAATTTTCCATTGTAAATTTCTTTTCTCACACTATCACATGCAGAAGGAGAACAGTATGTTGCTATTTTCCCGAAATAAATTCCATCTGATTGTACTTCACCTACACAACACCTCTCCAAAGACTCTTTACCCCCTACAACCTAGAAACCAGACACAGACCCTGTAGTTTCTCATCTACTGTATCTGGGATGAATTGCATTTGGCTACTCAAACTATTTTCTGATTTTATCCTTAATAATTCAGCTTTCATTGACAGTGTTGTGCTGGCCTCTTGTGGTGATGCACAGTAATGCGTCATTACTGTGTTCTAAAATCTCTGGAATTTAAGTATatagagtctctctctctctctctctctctctctctctttctctctctctctctctctctctcatcagctATTTATGTAGCACATGACTACACACCATAAGAAAAGAACCTTCAGGGTTCTTCACACTTCATACGGCAGCAGTGCCTACACCCTGCTGTGATGCTCCGTCACACATGTATGTAGTTTTGCTACATTTATAGATGCGTTCATGTGCTCATTCTCTGAGCAGAATGTTTACCACGTTTTCAGCAAAACACAAATTTCTCCCACAGAAACGTTAACCAGGAACTAACCCACTGTGCAGCAAACACTTTAACTGAAGATTCTTATACATGAAAATCAAAAAtctataaacaaaacacaatcaaCTACACAATATAATGTTTcaacaatacaaataaaaggTGCAAGCAATAATTTTCCAAGGCAGGAACCGAGACGGAAAAATAAAGGTAGCTAACTAAAGCTGAGGGCAGACGTCATGGAAATAAATCAGATGACCTCACAGCATCACCTGACTAAATCAGCGAATAGCGTCAAAGATGGAAAAATTAGTGCAAAACTTAAAATCGCCACAAGAGGGACATCATGACTAAACCAAGTTTGTACAGAACATGATAGTTTAATCTGAAgctgctgttcattgtgtaggATGGAGACTTTCCCTGTGCAGAATAACCTCCTTCACAATTATTTCCCTCCCAGCACTTGGTAGTTATTGTGGATTCTTCATCTCATCCTACAGGTTTTCATATATTGATATTAAAGTCCTGGTTTTatgcacattatttatttaatagcTACTTTCACTGTGAAATAAAACTACTAGTTGGTAAGATGTAGAAATATCTAACTGCCATTCTAACAGGTAAATTCCAGGTACATTCTAACAGTAAACTACTGTTTCATTTAGATAAAGAACATTACTGCAGACTGCCAAGCATTATGGGTATTTTCACTGTAATTAGATTGTCCACATGTGAGCATTAACTGGAAATAGCAATGGATGCTGGGAGATCGGTTGTTTGGAGGGAAGCACTGGTAGTgcaaagaggttttttttttgcattatattgttatatttttccTAAAAAGGGTTAATTGCTTATTCACAAacatgtagttttatttttaaaggcatACTGATGGAGATTCTGACATTTTTTGTTaggttttcttttgtgttaatatttttattaattttaacaaTGTGGCCTTGTCAGTGCTGCCTCGTGAAGCTGAAAATAGAGCAGACAGTTAACATCCATCATGAACAAAGCATTTACATTCACCCTGAGCAGAGcatttacagtggtgtgaaaaagtgttttcccccttcctgatatcttattttttgcatgtttgtcacaattaaatgtttcagatcatcaaactaatttaaatattaggcaaagataacacaagtaaacacaaaatgcagtttttaaatgaaggtttttattattaaagggaaaaatatccaaacctacatggtcctgtatgaaaaagtgattgacccccccccccaaaaaacaaaaaaaaattaactattgtttatcacatctttggaaagctgagttcaatttatctagccacacccaggcctgattactgccacacctgttctcaatcaagaaatctcTTAAATAGGACCtacctgacaaagtgaagtagaccaaaataTCCTCAAACGGTAGATggcatgctgcgatccaaagaaattcaggaacaaatgagatacaaagtaattgagatctatcaatCTGGAAAacgttataaagccatttcaaaagctttgggactccaacgaaccacagtgagagccattaacCACAAATGCAAGTTGACCATTCAGATTTGTGACAAGACTGAGGCCTATAGCACTGTCCAAACGTTCAAGTTATAGCCATAAAACTTGGTAAAAAGACTCAGTATCTGACCTCAAGCACTAAACTGTAGCTCATACTAATGGCATTCAtctaatctttttttcttttcattcatcTTTCCACCTTCCCAAAGCAATCCAGACTTTCTAACTTATACTGTACAGTACATACAGTAATACATTCCCACTAATTTGTGGTATTACTGTCTAAAGTAAGTTCTGTACCACATTCCTACTGATATGTAGCACTACAGTCTACAGTAAGTACAGTAACATTCCTATTGATATGTAGTACTACAGTCTACAATAAGTACAGAACACATTCCTACTGATATGTAGTGAAGTGGGTAGCagacttttcttttattgtatTAAAAATCTGTTGTTCTCTTAAGACCaatgtctgtctccctctccatgGGTACTGTCAGTGTATcatcaacaggacaatgcttgTGCCATCCTGTCTGCCATTCACACTATTAACAGGATTAACTCTGGGTTTCTGACTTGGCCAGAGGCTAATTGTCCTCTGGCAATGGTACCCTTCTCCCTGGCTATAAACTAGATTGCAATGTGAGACTCCATCACGACTATCCCAGGGTCTGCTACCAAAGCACATTTAAACTTATACAGAATTCATGTGTCAAGGATGCCAAGGACACTTTTGTATTGATTTCATTCAAAAGAACATTTTCATATGAACAACTTTCATATCATATATCCACCCTGCTGATATTAAGTGTTGTAACATTATGCTGCTTCCTGTGCAGGTGTAAGTTTGacaaaacaacaatataaaAGGTATAATGTCGTGTTCACGGTGGCTTTAATTTATGTAACAAGCAAGTAGCCTAATGTCAGGTGAATGCAGTGTAACATCTGAATTAAGTTAACCATTTCTAATTGTTTACTGGTAATCCCATAGTTAGATGGAAATATATTAGTTGATTTTAAACGCAGCTTTCAAGTTAAAGTAGAAAGGGAATTAAAGTAAcggtctttttttttgttggccCGAGTGTcgcagggcgcggggcaggacgTGCAGACTCTTGACGGTGAAttacgtttattaacattaaacgtAGACAACACAGGTGGTACTCACATAAAACATCTACGGTGAACATGATTACACATCAACAGTGAACGAAAAACACATTGACAATAATGGCGAGTACACAGACTAACGTTATGGCTACAGCGATGTTTACATAGATCGACGTTTACAAATAAGTAGCGACATAGCTACTTATGCTACATAGCTACAATGTTATTACGTTCATTCATTGTGGTATGCAACATAAATTCATCAGGTAGGCCTAAGAaattgtgcaaaaatattttatgtttttcctATTTTACTTTCTTATATATTCCTCTTTGTTTGTGGTGAACCTCCCTAGAAACTTAACCCCGTCTGGGtgaaacaaataattttaatatgtATGAATCCTGAACAGGTGCGTCTCTACTTCTCGACGCTTACCTGTTCAAATTCCTAGAGCAGTTTGTCCAGGGACTGAGGCAATGGAGCTGAACTGGGACGCGTACAATACATGCGGGACTAGACGCACAACTCCACTTTCCCACAGGCGGCAGTCAGCGGCAGTTGGAAGAGAGTTGAGTTAGTCGAATTTGAACCAACAATAACTAATGTTTACACAACAATAAACTTGAGTCAGACCATTCTGCGAAGATCAGACCACCCGATTTCCAttcaaacaaaatgtttttgtgtgtttatttgttcattttcaggctcattttgtatttgtttaattagCTCTCAAAACGTGCAACCAGCAAATTTAGTTTATCTTTTAGTGAACTTGTTTTTTGGGAGGGGGTTAGCTACAATAAAGATAGAGACGGACTAAATTGTATCTTTGTCGCTTGGTTATTAACGGCTTTGGAACTTCACCTTATGGAGTTAAAAGAATTACAGAAGTGGCTCAACATCCAATTATGGATACAGTTCATCTCAGCAGTATCAACGGTATCCCAGTTCAGAGACATCTGGAAAACAATGTTCTCCATCCAGGTCTTCACATGGTAATTCCTGACCTCAGACAAGGCCATGGGTTTAGTTAGCAAAAGTAATCGAACTGGTCTTGTCCAAACCTGAACACTTAGTGAGTTTTAACTAGAAAGGATCCACTGAAACCATCTCAGGCATAATAATTCCATTCATACGTGCAGTGGTTGACACTGTAACTCTTGTACTTCAAAATGAGAGAAGTACCTGTTTTGCTGATTAGtcaataaacattaaatgagtGGTAATGCATGCGGTCTGTGGGTGATGTTTTAATTTTGATAGAGGATTAATGACCATGTTAAAAAACTTGTGGCTTTTGTGACACTGAATTAATATGAACTGTTAATCAGTGAATCACAAAACATCCCAGGAATCTGTGTGGTGTACAGATCATTTAATTGtcaatttattaaagtgttcaTACTGTTTAATTCCTGCTAAAGTCTACAGTAAGTAAACTAAGCATTCATATTGATGCAGTACTAATGTAGAAAGAGTTTAAAGAGTATCAGTTTACTCTTGTAAATTCACTCTTTTCCTCCTGAACTTTGACACTGTTATGTGAGCATTTTCCTCATCTATAAAAAGCTTAGATGGATGTTGGCTGGGCAGATGTTCACTGACTGGTCTGAGTTGTTCATCACCACTGACTGAGGACAATTAAGTACTTCTTAAACACTTTagaaaaacactttcatttttagCAAGCAAACATAAGTCCCATAAATTCAATAACAAGTGACAGTTTACAACCACTATTGATTAATGTAATGGTTTACAGATCAGACACAGAGTAAATatgaactgaatttaaaatatttctcattctcacctgtttctcacTTCTTTCTGCTACAGCAGTAACTATCATGGCCTCTGTGTTCATCCATCATACATAAATAACAGATGCAATTTTGATCAGAACAGTAGATCTCCCTCACTTTGTTATGCTGAGAGCAGATCTTCTCTTTTAGGTGTGAGGAGGCTTTGATCAACTTGTGCTTTTTCAAAACAGGAACTTCATTGTGAGCTTTGAGATTAATTTCAGACAAGGAGGCCTGATAACTCAAATCCATAAAGTCATGTTTAATGTATCTCCTAGTGCAGAaatcacactccacatctccaggTTCAGTGTCACTGTCTTCTTGACTTTCTCCACCACTTCAGCCAGCATGTTGTTTCTGTGTAGAACAGGTCTTGGAGTGAAAGTCTCTCTGCACTGAGGGCAACTGTAGATTCCTCTCAAATCATCCTGATCCTAGCAGCCattaatacacaccatacagaaaCTGTGTCCACAGGGAATAGACACTGGATCCTTCAGTAGACCCAGACAGACTGGACAGCTGAACTGGTCTTGATTCCATTTTCCTGCAGTCTTACTCTGAATAGAGTAGGAGGACCTTCCTGAGTCTGTGTTTGGCAGAGGGGATAGATCAATGTAAATACCAAGAATAATAAGAGCTGTTAAAGAATGGTCAACATTGACCATaatgtttttctaaaaaaaaaaaaaaaaaaaaaccattccTAAAGAAAAAAGGACAACAGAGTGATGCCGAAGTGGCTTGATTTCTGCTCCACAGGAATCTCATATGTTCTTCCTTATTTCTTggttggttttatttattttcatgcgTCAGGTGcattattcattttcaaatatataaaaatgccaCCAATGatgttattatttgttattttggttcTATTACCTAGATATTGTAGTATTACCTAACTATATCCAAGTTAACGTGCTTACAAAGTCATCGTTCTAAAAATAGTAATTGGCATATCAACATAACATCCTACTTTACTTTCTTGTTGTAACGCGCGGtcgcccgagtgccgcagggcgggACTCacaggcaggacgcacagactcctccaactgggacgaacatttaaagacataaagGCATTCACACCcatcacaaacaagaaacagtTAACGCGAAACGCGaaacacaagaatacatctaacagaACCGCGTTACAGCTAGACATTAAACCGACAGTAACCAACCTCCTGCACGCtttaacacgggtttatatacataaagacgaacgaggtgcaggtgtgtgcaggtgtggttacaaacaagacagtcctcccactgcacgtggcgggccgaaccacgtgactcgcgggaggcaagcgttccgtgacacttgTGGTTTAAAAGTGGTGGTTTTATGCCTTAATCCTGACATGAAAGGGTAAAGAATTTGCTAAACTGTGATTCTGTAGACGTTTCTCAGTAGCTAGTTATCAAAGacagaaacataaatattaACGTTAACATTATCTGCATTGCTCTGATCACTAAATATATTATTGCACTCATTAGAAATTAAACGTGTCTTGGTGAATGTTGCGACCAATCTGACTGTTTATTATTaagcaataataaataaaaataaaagcagctaataaattaaatttaatgcCATAATTCAGTGAAGAAAATGATTTATACCTATTGTGATAATGTTTATGATAATAGTCAGTGGTATGAGAAGTGGTTAATGTGATCTACTAAAATACGATTAAAGTAAGATTTTATTGATGACTCTCTTGGCTGTGATTATAGTTATGAGACGTGTGGGCTATTGCAGTAGTGCCTGCCTTACCAAGCATGATGAAATTCTGATTGGTAATATTTAAGGAAGTTGTTGCATGTAGAGCTTGTATGTAAAGGACTTTATAAAATACAGCCTTTATTTTTATAATCCAGGAGCTACAAAAAAGTCAACATTCTGGAAGACAAAGTTTACTGAAGAGGTGTCAAACTTTTTCCTTAAGTACAACCTCACTCAAATGTTTAATTCTCTATATTGCttattcatattcaaatatgTACATCCTTGAATAAAGGTACATGTTATTCCTCATTATCTTCGTTTCGTGTATGACACTAATCCTGCAGGTTATTTAGAAATGTCCTATACATGACGTCATAGTGATGAGACCATTTGGAAAGTAGAagtatgtttaaaaac contains the following coding sequences:
- the LOC113587480 gene encoding tripartite motif-containing protein 16-like isoform X1, which gives rise to MAETSISVFHQDQFLCPVCLDLLKDPVTIPCGHSFCMVCINVFWDQNYQRRNYSCPQCRKTFTRRPVLCRNYMLAEMVEKLKKMQAASPAHCYIGPGDVGCDFCSGRKLKAIKSCLMCQASFCETHLKPHYEVHGLKKHKLVKASSHLQEKICPQHGKVIEIYCRTDQTCICYMCLMHEHRGHDTVAAVAERSKKQSGLKKEQRKFQQRILEKEKVVQELKQAVDSLKRSAQTAVKDSERIFTELIRSIEKKRCDVRELIKAQEKAELRPAEQVLEQLEKEIADLKRRDTELEKLSHTEDHIHFLQRFQSVCVSSGSEDSPSIPVHQHLSFDGVKKFLSDLKERLEEFCKKEFNKIPPHSTAVQILFSVPKTREDFLKSAAVQSLPSVPKTRDFLKYFCQLTLDPNTAHRRLRLSERNRVVTGSGEVQRYSDHPERFDRWAQVLSKESVCGRCYWEVEWNGVGWVFVSVSYKGISRKGRGKECVFGFNSQSWSLRSPTLSFCHNNIETEIPGPPSSRIGVYVDHSAGTLSFYRVSDTMSLLHTVHTTFTQPLYAGFGVWRNSTMRLCDPS
- the LOC113587480 gene encoding tripartite motif-containing protein 16-like isoform X2 — encoded protein: MAETSISVFHQDQFLCPVCLDLLKDPVTIPCGHSFCMVCINVFWDQNYQRRNYSCPQCRKTFTRRPVLCRNYMLAEMVEKLKKMQAASPAHCYIGPGDVGCDFCSGRKLKAIKSCLMCQASFCETHLKPHYEVHGLKKHKLVKASSHLQEKICPQHGKVIEIYCRTDQTCICYMCLMHEHRGHDTVAAVAERSKKQSGLKKEQRKFQQRILEKEKVVQELKQAVDSLKRSAQTAVKDSERIFTELIRSIEKKRCDVRELIKAQEKAELRPAEQVLEQLEKEIADLKRRDTELEKLSHTEDHIHFLQRFQSVCVSSGSEDSPSIPVHQHLSFDGVKKFLSDLKERLEEFCKKEFNKIPPHSTAVQILFSVPKTREDFLKYFCQLTLDPNTAHRRLRLSERNRVVTGSGEVQRYSDHPERFDRWAQVLSKESVCGRCYWEVEWNGVGWVFVSVSYKGISRKGRGKECVFGFNSQSWSLRSPTLSFCHNNIETEIPGPPSSRIGVYVDHSAGTLSFYRVSDTMSLLHTVHTTFTQPLYAGFGVWRNSTMRLCDPS
- the LOC113587480 gene encoding tripartite motif-containing protein 16-like isoform X4, with product MAETSISVFHQDQFLCPVCLDLLKDPVTIPCGHSFCMVCINVFWDQNYQRRNYSCPQCRKTFTRRPVLCRNYMLAEMVEKLKKMQAASPAHCYIGPGDVGCDFCSGRKLKAIKSCLMCQASFCETHLKPHYEVHGLKKHKLVKASSHLQEKICPQHGKVIEIYCRTDQTCICYMCLMHEHRGHDTVAAVAERSKKQSGLKKEQRKFQQRILEKEKVVQELKQAVDSLKRSAQTAVKDSERIFTELIRSIEKKRCDVRELIKAQEKAELRPAEQVLEQLEKEIADLKRRDTELEKLSHTEDHIHFLQRFQSVCVSSGSEDSPSIPVHQHLSFDGVKKFLSDLKERLEEFCKKEFNKIPPHCKRSHPAVKHNDGNLYLLSDSSDFCQLTLDPNTAHRRLRLSERNRVVTGSGEVQRYSDHPERFDRWAQVLSKESVCGRCYWEVEWNGVGWVFVSVSYKGISRKGRGKECVFGFNSQSWSLRSPTLSFCHNNIETEIPGPPSSRIGVYVDHSAGTLSFYRVSDTMSLLHTVHTTFTQPLYAGFGVWRNSTMRLCDPS
- the LOC113587480 gene encoding tripartite motif-containing protein 16-like isoform X3; translated protein: MAETSISVFHQDQFLCPVCLDLLKDPVTIPCGHSFCMVCINVFWDQNYQRRNYSCPQCRKTFTRRPVLCRNYMLAEMVEKLKKMQAASPAHCYIGPGDVGCDFCSGRKLKAIKSCLMCQASFCETHLKPHYEVHGLKKHKLVKASSHLQEKICPQHGKVIEIYCRTDQTCICYMCLMHEHRGHDTVAAVAERSKKQSGLKKEQRKFQQRILEKEKVVQELKQAVDSLKRSAQTAVKDSERIFTELIRSIEKKRCDVRELIKAQEKAELRPAEQVLEQLEKEIADLKRRDTELEKLSHTEDHIHFLQRFQSVCVSSGSEDSPSIPVHQHLSFDGVKKFLSDLKERLEEFCKKEFNKIPPHSAAVQSLPSVPKTRDFLKYFCQLTLDPNTAHRRLRLSERNRVVTGSGEVQRYSDHPERFDRWAQVLSKESVCGRCYWEVEWNGVGWVFVSVSYKGISRKGRGKECVFGFNSQSWSLRSPTLSFCHNNIETEIPGPPSSRIGVYVDHSAGTLSFYRVSDTMSLLHTVHTTFTQPLYAGFGVWRNSTMRLCDPS